The Maylandia zebra isolate NMK-2024a linkage group LG14, Mzebra_GT3a, whole genome shotgun sequence genome includes the window attaaaACACACCTTTATTTTTGAATACCTACaaaattttattaataatttttttaattatttattaataatttaataaccACAGACAGTGGTAAAATACCTGGCCTCTCCTTTGCCAAAATCTTGTCCTGGTTTAATGCAACCTTCTCCTCTTGAATGAACATCCGGTCGATCATCACCATCTCTGCCGAGGGGCCCAGTCTCTGCTCATGTTCATATGCCAAACAGCATCACTTTTAAAATCAATTCAGGACAAAAACGCACTAAGAATGCTTGCAGTGAACATGCTGATTTATAAACTTACTTTTGACTCTGCAAAGAGCAGGTAACGATATTTATCCAGCATGGCCTGAGTTCTTTTCAGCAGCTGGCTGGAGACCTTCTCAAATTCATCATCCACTGTGTAAAAGAGAACCAAATTGTTGAAAATTCTCAACTATAAATCAAGCAATACATTGgtagctagggatgggtaccgatATCTGGTGCCACGATGGCagcggttctgacataaacggtagtaaccagaccgaaaagcagcgcacatttcggtgcttttttttctgagatgtcatacactttggattctagccaatcattttacgtttctgaggatagtaggcgggtccaggtacgtaagttcttttagagcagagctacagattaaaaatgcccaaggcgaagcggtcaaaagtctggctgtacttcacagcaaaagatgcaaactcagcagcaacaagtgctttaagctgatactgtgatactgtcaaaggaggtacagggctctcaaaatttcaaaatccctggtagcccttcgggcagggactcttcagtttttggtagccaaaaataaatgtaagtagcccgaataaaaaagagagcaatttttttgattgatgttttgtttcctgttttgtttcctttacaatattatacattaaagtataatattgtaaaggaaacaaaacattaatcaaaaaattgttgaaaaacaaattacaacattgtataaaaattacaatcatcaactcaaatacttggttctaattgaacagaaatttctatgaacttgtaagaactgtgtaggacatgaatcagtctgtgtcagatcctgaatttgaaatttccgctgaagtcacgggtaagagacagtggaaccaagatctaggccatttgctttttgaagtttgcaaagactgctaaattttgccagtggtagttcactctttgcaacatagtacgctgttctaaacagatttttcaggtttatttttagtatgttatttgcaattggtgtttgttctgggaaagatattgcagactgagcaataatgcatttcttgcatttctcatgggttctaatgggggcctttcttaaaatgactggtcccagtaacaaaggcgcttgtcgactcagaaatcgagagaaaaccaacaacacacccggcagaacattatgttatttacacgggtgcacataagtggtccgcatgtgcgcattcgctgtcaaaataaaagactcgcaccagataagaagttgcaacgcgcgtttgcgtatctgattgaggaatcactcatctttggaaaagagagtttattacagagaaatggctctttccaaaataaaagctatactatacgcttcttctgggctatattctcagcagcatattgtagcgggtcagggctgttcggggttctgtttgtacagttatgttttgtttatgttgccatagtgacgggtgacgccctctcgctgcgacggtgtgtccttccggggtcagagggcgccctgtgtgttgttgttgttgttgctgtgcggttgccgcgctgagcagttagctagcggcagtgttcttctgcagatgtcaataaacggctgtgctccctggctagctcacgggaagcaagaccaaacgacacctccgtctcctcgttgtctgagctcgccacattggtgtcagaagtgggatgatggtggcaccccatgttctgacccgagtgacttggtgcgccaaaagaaggcacctggacttttgcaaagtgaaagcaaaaaacaagcgcaaattcaaacgcgatttcaatatgtcacatattgacagtggctcaccgatgccaatgacataattacccagctacatttccgaaagaatgcaaaagcattgacatatattttttccttcctatgatagcccgacgggcagggctgagatagattttggtagcccgactggaaaaatcgctagccccgggacgtcgggctagcgattttgcgagccctgaggtaacacctcaaatccgatgaaacacctggcaacgcatagcgttttttttttaaagccgagaaatgcaccgtatttgatagcttgctgcgagacctcacacatctactgcgggtgggttgcctgttatcggacccggagttagcaacatcccccaaaaacccaaagaggagagtcctggcccctagccctgccagtgtagcagaaatgatgacggatggtgatggcagcagcagccgttcttctctgcgtgagtagcttaatgttgttcgtgtgtaatttacgttgagtaggctaaccacgttattacattaatgcatgtaaggtgaactagcaaacaccgtagtagttacatgcggctgtcttcttttttgatggcagatactcccgtcaccctggccaaaaaggctaaaatgaccaaagaaaaagtggaaaacagctaaacatgagaggtttttggacaaggtttgtgttttttccattgtttaagcactgcttccagccaagagtgataccatatatgccccatacctgcagaaaaggctaacattattatctttttacaaacagctgaacatgagaggtttttggaccaattttgtgttctccattctttaagcaccggtttgagcaccgtttaagcaccggcactgtttcaaaagtaccggtttggtactggtatcggataaaacctaaacgatacccatccctattggTAGCTTTACAAAAGAGGCAATTTGTTACCTCTTTGATAATCTTGAGAAGAGTTGGCAGTTCCCTGGTAGAGATGGTAAGGCAGGAgtctgtgcagtgtgtcctcaaATGAGCAGAAAGGGGCACTGTAGTTTGGGTGAAGCACTGAACCCTGATGTTTCCTTAGCTGTTCTAGCATCCTGCAGTGAAGTGTGTAAAATTAATACTGTTCACAAATATGGCTTTTAAGAATCAATTAAAAGAAGCCCTGGAAAATTACCATGGAACATACCTGGCTTCTTTACTGGGCTCTGCGCTGAAAGGCATTTTCATTATTGTTGTTGTCTGTAACAGgaacaaacaaatataaagtGTAAGGGTTAAAACCCTTCATACTAAAACTTAAATACCAGAGGCAGTACAAACATGTAGCAACGCTCATTTACCTGAGCTTGTATTGAAGCTGGGGGCTGTGGAGCAGGCATTTGAGTCAGACTAGCTCCCAACACCTGTATCTGCATGCCACCTTTCCCCAGAGTCACCCCTCCAACAGAGCTTATCACTCCTGGCTTTGGCTGAACCTGAGAAAGGAAAACAAGAGGGaaatttaaaagcagaaagtgACAAAACATACAAAAGGAATGTATTGGGAAAATACTATCcctgttaaattttatattcaCTGACAAAGGTGTTAGAGTAGCACAAAATAACGCCAGGCAAATACCACACATATGTTCTTACTGGGAATTGGGTTATATTACATACCTGTGCAGGCTGGGTAAGGCTGGCAGGAGTGACAGTCTGATTCACCATTGCTCCAGCTTGCCCTTGGGCTCCTGAGAATACCTGTAAGTCACTTGATGCTagcaataaagaataaagataaTTACAAAAAGAAACACTTCAACGTCTGTTTTGCATCACTGACAATAATTAATGTCTAACCTGTAGGAGTTTTGACAAGCACTGATGTCGGCTGCAGCATTGAGGGTAGCTGAGCAGGTGTACCAGTGCTGGCTGATGATGATGCAATCACCACTTTATCAAGAGGCACATCTTGCTGGGAACTAAACTGAGTGGTGATTTGAGGCTGAGGCTGAGTAGGCTGCTTAGCTTGTAGCATGATGTTCTGCTGGACCTGGAAATACCATCAGGACAGATATATTTGTACCTACATTCAAAATATTTTGGAGCATGCTTAGGCTCCTAATTTAGTTATGCTGATATTGTACTGGTAGGTTTATTGGTAATGTTCACAATGTATTTAACCCaactgataacagaaaaaaaaatcataaatggAACTAAACTGAACAAAAGGAAAATAACAACTAAGTATATATACAGAAATCGCATATATTATTTTTCCACGACAATACAAACTGTACTAGTGAAAGCAACTTAGCATGCTGCTGAACCTCAGAAAAAAGAATAAgtcaaaaatacacacagtgaTTTTACAGTCAAGATCCCTAATTGTATGCTAATTACGTTACAAGTTTTCAGTAAGAAGAAATGTGTAACATTGTAATGATACCTGGTGAAGCCTTTCCAGCAGCTGTTTCTGCTTAGGTGAGGGTTGAGAGATGGCTGAAAGAGTCTGAATTTGTGCTCCTACTAACTGCAGATTATGTTGCTGATCTGATGTCAGGCCCTGGATGGGAACATGAGTTTTAACCACAGTGGTGGCACAAGCGCTGACAGGAGCTGCAGTGAACTGATGTTGTGCAGGTGGAGGCTTCGGTGACTGTGACATAGGAGGCATGTCTTGTTGGTAAGGGGCAGACTGAGAGGCCGGCTGAGGCTGAAGTTGAACttgaatgtgtgtctgttgggGTGGCGTTTGCTGTGGCTGGCCCTGTAGAGCTGGTTTGGGGGACTCTGCAATTTGGTTATGGACAATAAAGAGTGGAGGGTGAGATGAGGGTGTGCATGAGCGAGAAGGAGTTTGCGACTGTGGCTGAGGCTGAGAGGGAGGGCGTGACTGCTGTTGGTGGTGTGGTGACTGGATCTGCTGGCTCAGAGTAAGAGGAGACTGGGAAGGCTGGGGACTTTCTGCCACTGGTGGTGCTGTGGCAGGTGGACAAGGAGACATTCTATGGATCTTCAGAGGCTGCTGATGTCCACTGGAGGGTACCTGAAGAAGTGGAATCAAAATACAGTATGCTTATCTGATTCAAGGGAGCAAACAGTTTAAGGAAGAATGAAATCAGGATATTAAgcacataaaaaaagaagaaaaatcacatACAAAAAGTCTAGAGCGAATAAGTGTCCAGCACACAATCTGAGATTTGACACAAAGTAGGGTTGGGCGATATGGCTTTTCACGTTTTTGACATCAATATTTATTATGATGTACTATATGTATGCATCATAATACTGAGTTTAATACTTACACCTAGGTTAAAAATCCTAATTGCAAATATCATAATACACTCACacactttaaaatgaaaaaaagaaacaatcaaATAAACTAATAGATAATAATACAGATTTATCACCCAATCCcgacatacacaaacacaagtaaataacgaccaaacaaacacaaaagcaaagtGTTAGAATTAAAAACTAATagattttaaagtaaaagtagTAGAAGCTCACAGATTTTATTTCTAGCATTTACACATAAGAAGAGGGCAATGATTATTTAGCgagccaaaaagaaaaactgtagaCAAAAGCAAGAAATCAAGATCTGTGGGTCTGTGGTGGTAAATTAGGAGGTGATCTGCAGACTTGAGGGACGAGGGATAGGTGAACATGTCATTTTGGTTTTGGGGGGGCTCATTACCCTGGTCACACTAGGGGACAGAGGGGTGAGAGGTGGAAGATAGTGTGGAGTGAATCAATTCATCAGTCCTTAATCAGTAATGCAGCAGATGAAGATGAGTTCATTTACTGTGACTAAGCAGTGTTAGTGAAGAGATTATTCTAGCCTTGCTGCTGTAGGCAGAAATCCAGAAAAGGCCAAAAAAGATTAGATCTCGTATATTTCAGCATGCTAAAATATATAGTCCAATTATACCATAACTTTTGCCCATTTCAGCTTTGAGTCAAGGATGTTAGAACTGATTAAGAAtatcaaatgaattaaaaaaaagaaaaagatattcCTTTGAATATTGTTTGCCAGTCCTAAATTCAGAGTAGTTAGCACGCAATAGGTATGGACAACTGGAATGATCATGCCTTTGCATGTAATTAAGCAACGTAAGAAACACACAGAAGCCGCAAGCCAACAATCATATTTGTTCTTTGGAAATGCAGAGCAAGGGTGAGCGCCATAGAAGCAATGACCAATGCAGAAGAGAGGTACAGAATAGTAAGGAGAAAAGATAAGATATCCTAACATTGTtgtggaggcagcagcagcaacaaggGGGTGGGGCTCAACATAAAGGGGCATTTCTACCTGCTTTACCATAGGGGAAGGGCTGTGGCTCTGGCCCACCCAAGAGTCAGTTAATTGGCTGTCATGGACAGCAGGGGCCGGAGTAGTGATGCTGTTGCTGCTGACGATTACAGATGCAGGTACGCCCACAGAGGGGGTTGACTCATTCTCTGTTTGGTGGTGCTGCTCCTGATTGGAGTACATTTACCATTTCAGGatgagggagggaaggaaggaggaAGGGGATTGGAGGGAAGGGGGAGTAAAATAGTAAACCAAAGAGGTCAAACCAAGATATCACTCCATGCATGTTATTCATCTTTTTAGACAATGTTAACTGAACACAAGGTAAGCAAAAGTTTTAAGTTTGAACACTGACCTGTTGAAGAAACATTTGCAGAGACTCTTGGCTCAGGATCATGCTGGGGCCCTGGTTGGTGAACAGTAACCTCCCTGGACTTTGCTGAGCCTGAGGGGGGACCAGCCCCACTGCTGTGACAGAGGAAGAGGTGGAAACTGACATGGACGGAGAGGAGGAAGATGCAGTGGTAACCGTGGACACAGTAGAAGCCGGCTGCATGGCAAGGATAGATGGCTGTGGTACAAGCTGCTGAGTGGGATGAGTAGCCTGGTCTGTGGAGCTTCCCAGCACAGTTACACACTCTCCAGGCTGTCCTTGAGCCATAGTTGCTGCTACTGTGCTGCTAGGGACTCCACCTGGCTGAGGCTGCAAGGCTGGCTGAAGGCTGACAGCGGGGCTCAGTCCTTCCACCTGGCTCAGCATGGTCAGGGGGTTCTGAATTGGCATGCCCTGTATGACTGTCTGGGCATGACCTGAGACAGTCTGGGTCTGTGTCTGATTTTGGCTCTGAGCCAATGTGACAGGCATCTGAAAGAGGGTAGGCGTGCCCATCTGGCCAGGCTGGAGCTGAATGGGTGCAGAGAGGATGTGGGCTGCCCCAGGATGGCTCTGCGACGTCAACACCTGACCCAAGTTGATATTCTGGTTTGCAGTTAAAATCTGGTTTGCAATGATTTGTCCACCAGGACCCTGGCTTGTGATGATGTGGCCCCCGGGGTGCTGGGTCAGGATCTGCCCACCTGCTTGCAGCTGTGGCAAGAGAAACTGGTGGTTCTGACCTTGCAGAACTGTCTGAGAAGGAATAACAATGCTGCTAGATTGGTTTAACAAGTGTACACTCAGGGGCTTGCCAGATGGTTGTGCTGCTTGTGGCTTGAAGAGGGTTTGCTGAAACTGAGCGCCTTGAGTTGTGGCTTGAGTACTCAGGACAACATTGGAGCCTGGCTTTCCTGTCAGGAAGGCTACATTCTGAGCAGCAGAAACTGGAAGTTGCTGCAGCCCTAGGGCCTTGTGGGCATCATTTTGCAAGACTTGGGGTGCTGGCtgtggctgctgctgttgttgtttgaaGAGTTTCGGTTGGATGGCTCCCCCCTGAGGGGGTTTAGGCTGAATAGGTGGTGGTGTGCGCTGGATGATCACGTTCTGCATGATTTGGCCTTGAGGTTGTGTCTGGGATCCTATTCCTGAACTTAGAAGGGTGTTGCCAAAACCCACAAGCCCAGCAGGAGCAGTCATTGTACcaccactgctgctgtttgtgctgctgACACAAACAGCCGGTCCATTTAAAGCTGGGGATCCGAGAGTAGCTTTATTACTTTGGATCAGAAGTCCACCTCCTGAGCCTCCAAGCCCTGGCTGAGGACCAGCACCTGATACCTCTGGCCCAGACTGGTGCAACTGGTAACCACTCATGGCTTTAGCCAGGATTGGCTGGCCAGACTGATTGATAGTCATGACGGTAGGCTGACCCACAACCTGAATCTGTCCAATACCCAAATGTCCAGATTGACTCCCATTAGAAAGAGCCTGAAGACTTGAAATGGGTTGAAGCGTCACATTTCCTAGGCCCACTTGCTGCATAAATGGCTGAACACTGATTGCCTTGTTCATGACCTGGGATTGGAGTTGAAGGCCCTGTTGAGCAAGGACTGACCCTAGCATGTCAGTTGTGGCGTTGGGGGGAGTAGCAGTGGTGCTCGTGGCTGACCCGGGAAAAATTGTTGCTGCTCCCCCAACACCAATGCCTACACCAACAGCACTGTTTCCAGCCCCAGCAAGGCTGGCATCAGGCAGTGTCTGAACCACCTGTGTAAGGCCTGGAATTCCAAAGGAGCCCAGGTCCAGCTCAGCTTCTGCCTCCTGTAAGCTTTGCTCTGTGATGTTGGCTTCAGCCAAACTTTGCTGCAAGATGTCACATGGCTCATGATTTGTCCCAATGCCATTGCTCCCACCTTCTCCACCTGGGGACCCTCCCAAGATGTCATCATCCTCCAAGAAGTCCAAGTCAACACTGACTCTAGGAAGGCCTGTTGACTCATTGGCCGACAGCTGGGCTGTAGGCTGGACCTCTGGAACGTGGCCCTTCAAGGAACGGAGGAAAACGAAGAGGAAATAAGTGAAATCAGGTAACACGTAAATTTTTATCACTAGATATGATGGTAAGGGGTGGAAATGAACAAAgtaatgcaaatataaaaaccccacaaaaataTCTTGTCAGAATGCAGCAAAACAAAGCCTGTCAAGTGTAGATTTGTTAGTAGATGGGAGAGGAGTAATAGGTGAAGCATGCGACATATATAAATAGAAAACAGAAGGAAGAGCATTGGGGGATTTTACTCACCCCAGTGGCAGAGAAGAATGAGCTGGAGGGGTCACTTGAACCATCCAAAAGGTCGTCAGTGTCCAACTACAGACACACCCACAAAGGATAGGAAAGATGGAAACCAAAGGCACCCAAACCAGCAGGCAAAAGTCACCAGGACAGATAAATATACAAACCATCAGCCAGGGGAAGGGCAAGGAAAGGACAGAATACAGTCCAGGAAACCCAGATTGTAAAAGAACCAGTAAAAGGATAAGtgacaaaaatgcaaaatgataGGTGTAATACAGAGTTGGGAAGCGTTAGTATTATCGTTTCTCATTTTGTGAATATGCCAAATAAAAAGGGAAGGGAGGCTGGAACTACAAATAGTGCAAatcaaaagcaaagaaaaccattaaGCAGATACAGCAATAAGAAAATTACATGAAAGCAGTGAGGGAAGCAGGTTTCAGAGTGCATTAACGTGTAATCTAAAGTGACTTAAGTACAGAGTCACACTTCACTAACTGATGCCAGCACTAACAAAAATATGCATAATTATGACTCCTCATCACATCAATTACAAActcactttttgtaaatagaaatcataaacttaaaaaaaaaaaaaaggagacatctttctttcttttctttttaaaaaaaaaaaaaacccctccccCACTCATACTCACATGGGTCTCAGATCCATGAAGAAAGTCATTGAGAGCTTCTGGGTCACTGCAAGAGAAAACAAAGTGAATCTTCACAGTACAAGGGAAGAAATGGCTGACCAGTTTGTGATGAGATTTAGCCGATTTTCATCGAGTCATCATTAACTTACCAAATTACATCTAGAAGGCACCTGCCGTCTTCATCATCCATGACAACTGTTAAAGATGAGAAATTGTTTTTATGACAACTTGATTTATTTCATTGTCAGTGCacgctttaattattattattattttgatagGGCAGTAGGGAGCAATGCAAAAGAACAGTGAGAGTGAGGGGAATGATACACAAGAAATGTCCAGAGTGGACTCGAACCCAGCCATTTTTGTCTCCATGtttactagggctgccacgattagtcgactagtcacgattatgtcgactattaaaatcgtcgacgactaatttaatagtcgacgcatcgtttgaagctttgtaagatcacaaaggacgcaggaatgagtagtaggatttaagagtgtaataacggactgaaacagaagatggcagcactgcatgtacaaggatgccagctgccgttaaaccccgaagaagaagaagctgtgtcccagaattcatagcgcagcccagcgcagttgtcaacagctagttagttttaactttactcttattattctttctgggtcacaaaataaacgtttaacatattttcaggcgagaatgtagctgtgtaaacctcaaatatctgctcagtttatcaagacaccacatattttcaaaagcgctccgacgttttcggagacgtctgttacccactagctcgtcagctaggcgggggcaaggctaactagagccgtgagaacaccggactcccggcaaatcgttttcaaacccaccgccgtcttttgctagtcaggttaaacatatatataagtcacttagataacttaaaaatgttattgtttggctttctttagtattttatttgttcctgagtaaatcggtttggctgagattaaagttatagtttttgcacagctaaaactgtcaagcagacagctgattatcagaagtgtgagacgctggagaatatactccggtgtcctgttatattttagaaagcaaggagtttattaaacttcaccgaaacaatctgcaaatttcattaaaaattaataaactaccatcttgtctttatttttagttagcacaaacacttcaagctgtaagctaatgatagttatataagaccagatgctgctggtgcaataagctgtacgctgtacgtccaatggatgatgatctgattagtcgactaatcgcaaaaataatcggtgactagtcgactatcaaaataatcgtttgtggcagccctaatgttTACACAGAAGCTGATTTATGGCTTGCCACACTTGATAGTGAACTACAGAACAGTGATGTTTTTCAAGTCCTATGCTTCTTCAGCATGACAGGAATTAATTTCATatgattatttaatattactaaTCCTTTGAAGTAACaaatttttgttaattttttttgtaaagcactGCAAAGTAGcaataaaacatattttcagcACTGCTTGTCATCATGAGAAAACGTCAAAATTATTCTATTGGTGCAAATATCATAATCACTATTACTTTGTTCctaattaacttaaaaaaataatgaaataatataTTTGTTGCTCCCCGTTGGACTCCTGGTTATCAGTCGGTTTCCAAACAGATTAATTTGTTTTGCTTGTTAACCAAATTTAAACTGTCACAGCATCTGGGGGCGTAACTTGGGGTTTTTAGTGAGAGGCAAATAAACACCACTGTAAAGAAAACAAGTACACTGGATTAAAAAACGAAAGGCAAAATTAGCGTactgctgcaaaaagaaactaaagaaaaaaagaaagcaaaaatattTCTGTTACCTCATTTATCTTGTTTTCATAACTGTTGGAGTCATAATTGTAATTGAACATAGATTTGAGTTAGCTGCTCACTCCTTAGAAGAACTACAAAAAGAAACCACAGATCTTAATATTATGTTCTCAGATCGTTAGTTTAGACAAAGAGGGGGTTCAAACTATATTCAGTTAATGAGCCACATACAACTGAATTTGATCTCTAGTGAGCCACACCAGTAAAACAATTCCACAATAAGATACGTTCCTTTTAATTTATCAGAGTACAactaaacatttaacatttaattaCCTATCGATGTGCAACACTGATGAAGAACAGCCTATACTAGCTTACAGTATCTCTCTAAAAGCACAAAaccttctaattctgtttttaaacTGAACTAATGTATTATTTTACTCTTTATGACTAAAAATTTGTCAAGATACAGAAATACTTTCAATTCCAACATAGTTTAGGGTATGGATTAAGCTGTAATGTAAAAATGTCATAACTCTACCAGGTCtagaaatgcattttattgaAAAATCACAAGCATTAAAAATCTAAACATTTTTCTTGCTTCCAAAGCTATCCAGTAAGCTGGACTAACCATCATGGTCATTTGGCATCCAAAAAGACTAAGTTATATTTAAAcactcagttcagttcatttttatttcaaacatatacATTCACCAACATTTCATAAAATCTTTCCATGTAGTTGTTTGAAAAGTAGGCAGAAGTATATACTTATTTAGCCCTACCCCCTCAGGtttacatcatcatcatctaaaTTTGAACAACAAAAAACGTATACAATGCCTTCAACTTAGAACATAACatcacaaaaatatattttctcatGTTCAACTAAAACTATATTTAGATTTGCTAATttgcagaagaaaataaacatcagtTTAACTGCTGTCTTGGGTTAATtgcattttcttcattcttatacttatttaaaatttcttttttgagttttattttaaactggtttATATCACTACTgacctttatttcttcttttaattCATTCCAGAATTTAACTCCCGCTATTGAAATAGACATCCTTTTCAATGTTGTTCTTACtctttgtaattttaaattccaCTTCCCTCTAAAATTGTACCTCCCTTCTCTTTCTAAGAACCATTTACTTATTTCGATTGGGAGCATCCCTTTCCTTGCCTTATATATTATTTGCACTGT containing:
- the bicra gene encoding BRD4-interacting chromatin-remodeling complex-associated protein isoform X1 → MDDEDGRCLLDVICDPEALNDFLHGSETHLDTDDLLDGSSDPSSSFFSATGGHVPEVQPTAQLSANESTGLPRVSVDLDFLEDDDILGGSPGGEGGSNGIGTNHEPCDILQQSLAEANITEQSLQEAEAELDLGSFGIPGLTQVVQTLPDASLAGAGNSAVGVGIGVGGAATIFPGSATSTTATPPNATTDMLGSVLAQQGLQLQSQVMNKAISVQPFMQQVGLGNVTLQPISSLQALSNGSQSGHLGIGQIQVVGQPTVMTINQSGQPILAKAMSGYQLHQSGPEVSGAGPQPGLGGSGGGLLIQSNKATLGSPALNGPAVCVSSTNSSSGGTMTAPAGLVGFGNTLLSSGIGSQTQPQGQIMQNVIIQRTPPPIQPKPPQGGAIQPKLFKQQQQQPQPAPQVLQNDAHKALGLQQLPVSAAQNVAFLTGKPGSNVVLSTQATTQGAQFQQTLFKPQAAQPSGKPLSVHLLNQSSSIVIPSQTVLQGQNHQFLLPQLQAGGQILTQHPGGHIITSQGPGGQIIANQILTANQNINLGQVLTSQSHPGAAHILSAPIQLQPGQMGTPTLFQMPVTLAQSQNQTQTQTVSGHAQTVIQGMPIQNPLTMLSQVEGLSPAVSLQPALQPQPGGVPSSTVAATMAQGQPGECVTVLGSSTDQATHPTQQLVPQPSILAMQPASTVSTVTTASSSSPSMSVSTSSSVTAVGLVPPQAQQSPGRLLFTNQGPSMILSQESLQMFLQQEQHHQTENESTPSVGVPASVIVSSNSITTPAPAVHDSQLTDSWVGQSHSPSPMVKQVPSSGHQQPLKIHRMSPCPPATAPPVAESPQPSQSPLTLSQQIQSPHHQQQSRPPSQPQPQSQTPSRSCTPSSHPPLFIVHNQIAESPKPALQGQPQQTPPQQTHIQVQLQPQPASQSAPYQQDMPPMSQSPKPPPAQHQFTAAPVSACATTVVKTHVPIQGLTSDQQHNLQLVGAQIQTLSAISQPSPKQKQLLERLHQVQQNIMLQAKQPTQPQPQITTQFSSQQDVPLDKVVIASSSASTGTPAQLPSMLQPTSVLVKTPTASSDLQVFSGAQGQAGAMVNQTVTPASLTQPAQVQPKPGVISSVGGVTLGKGGMQIQVLGASLTQMPAPQPPASIQAQTTTIMKMPFSAEPSKEARMLEQLRKHQGSVLHPNYSAPFCSFEDTLHRLLPYHLYQGTANSSQDYQRVDDEFEKVSSQLLKRTQAMLDKYRYLLFAESKQRLGPSAEMVMIDRMFIQEEKVALNQDKILAKERPEEFVANVRMLESVSSQQKLSSAEPTPVSGGVSAAVPAPAPAVAVAAAPAPAAIPSPVPIIAPNPPPAPTPVSAPASSPVSVPSAAPSLSPFPPTKLVIKQGGGSASVSWSSSCPPPPAPPVKPVAEPTSQISTVRTPASSSSFSSSTSNSQAADDDDALPQRTSKPPIKTYEARRRIGLKLKIKQDQTGFSKVVHNTALDPVHTPQPQLSSQSMSQTQPQSEAAVSQAKVHPLSTPSATVIRTQSPVCTTSSGLSVTISTSQCNPSLRGSVPPISASSSSTSSSHNWSSSTSSSSIQMNGTLDHHDTGGVKHNPASTATSSQTTCRLPLRKTYRENISPRVRPGVPGGGDENLSYPRTTPSPPRHEASNPPSERTVIASVKVEKRDREALLTHTDSSHETGRLGSAVQGLDEMDVFSRGIKTTQHHHLPQPLDREGAKEKGEEHTDQETDVSKYKRLSGKNRHKAGGTFRMDQHAPGPPSPESSFTRDSLLPAKRCKSDSPDMDNASFSSGSPPDDSLNEHLQCAIDSILNLQQEPSTRGHHIKGGNSRPHQHQSQRPGGSAPSSHRPSVPSSSSASSSSSLAQHPQVGGHGHNGSLVPQTQSR